TTCTTCCGGATCGTCGGAGGTGGCGCCGCAGTGGAACTGACCGTCGCCGGGGCGGACGTGTCGCTCTGCATCAACGACATCTCGATCGGCGACCTGGCGCCCAGATCCGAGTGACGACGCGCGCGGGGGTGGCATGACGCAGACGACGGGCAGGGACGCCGCGAGGGTACGGCTCGGTGCGGCCGGCGCCGCCGTCACCATCGCCACCCTGGTGACCAACTCGCTGGCGTACGTCGTGCCGGTGCTGGGCGCCCGCCGGCTCAGCGCCGCCGACCTGGGCGCGCTGGCGACGGTGCTCGCGCTGGCCGCGATAGCGGCGGTGCCCGGTTTCGGCCTGCAGATCGCGGTGGCCGCGCACCGGGCCCGCTGGGGCGGCGGTGGCGCGGCGCGGCTGGGGCTGCGCACCGCGGCGCTCACCGCCGTGCTCACCCTCGCCGCGGCACCGGTGCTGACGATGGCCCTGCGGCTGCCGCACACCCTGACGCTGCTGCTTCCGGCCACCACCTTCGCCACCGTGCTGGCCGGCCGATGGCTCGGGGAACTCCAAGGCGACCAGCGCTTTCTGCGGCTGGCCGCCGCGATGACCGTGCTGGCCGCCGGCCGCTACGGCGGCCTGGTCGTCGGTCTGCTGCTCGGCCGGGGACCGGTGGCCTGCCTGCTGCTGGCCACGCTCACCGGCCTGCTCGCCCTGCCGGTCCTGGCCCGTCTCGCCGCGCCAACGCGGGCCGCCCCGCTCGCCGTCCGACGCGGCACGCCGGTGCCGGCCGGCACCGGCGTGCCGCGTCGGCTGGGCGCCCGGCAGGTGATGACGGCGTGTGGCGCGACGCTGGCGATGCTCACCATCTCGTACGCCGACCTGATCCTCGCCCGTCAGCTGCTGCCCGCCGCCGGCTCCGGCGCCTACGCGGTCGGCTCGGTCCTCACCAAGGGTGCGCTGTGGGCTCCTCAGGTGGTCACGCTGCTGGTGCTACCCCGGCTGGCCCGGGGTGACCGCCGCGCCCGACTGGTCGCCCTGACCCTGATCCTGGCCTGCGGGGCGGTCCTGGTCGCCGCCGCCACCGTCGGTGGCGAGTTGGCGTTCCGGCTCGCCGGCGGCGTCGACTACCTGCACCTGGCCGGTTCAGCGCCGCTGTTCGCCGCCACGGGCGCGCTCTACGCGGTGGTGTTCATGTTGGTCAACGACCGGGTGGCGACCGGTGCCCGGTGGCCTGCCGCGCCGCTGTGGCTGGCGACCGTCGGCCTGGCCGGTGCCGCCGCGCTGATCGCGCCACGCACCGTTACGGGGGTGCTCTCCTGCGCCCTGGCCGCCGCCGCGGTGACCACGGTGACGATGGCGTGGCTCGCCTTCCGGCCCGCCCGTCGCTGACTCCGACGGCAGCAGATCGTTACTCTTCGTGACCAAGCAACAGTCGGATACCGCTGATCGACGGGCTCCGGCGAATCGCACCGCACTCGGGCTCCCCGCCGGCCGTCCTGTTGGCTACCGTAGTTGTCTCCCCAGGGTGGGGGTCCCGGCTCCAGACGCCGCATTTCCCTAAGAGGTAGTTGTGACGCTGTACGGCGAAGAACGTCCGCCCGCTGACGATGACCGGCCCACCGTTCAGGTGAAGGCGGTCAGCTGGCCCGTCGAGGAACCGGTGCGACCCGCGCCGGTCGACCCGCAGGGCGGGCGGAAGCGGTCCCGCCGGTTCCGGATGCTGCTCGCGGCCGGCGTGACCACCGCCGTGCTCGCCTCGGTCGGCGCGGTCGCCGTCTGGGCGTACGCCGGCGATGTGCCACGCGGCACCAGCGTGCTCGGCACCGAACTCGGCGGCCGCAGCCGGACGGACGCGGCGCGGGAGCTGCGGGCGCAGCTGGACCGCCGCGCGGCCGAACTCGAAGCCCCAATCCAGGTACGCGTGGGCGAGCGCACCGCCGAGATCAACCCGGTCGAGGTCGGGCTCACGGTCGACGTCGACGCCACCGTGGCCGCCGCGGCGGCCGCCAACGCCCACGCCGTGGATCGGCTCGTCGGCTCGCGGGAGATCGAGCCGGTGGTCTCGGTCGACGTGCCGAAGCTCGAGGCCGCGCTG
This is a stretch of genomic DNA from Micromonospora sp. WMMD1082. It encodes these proteins:
- a CDS encoding polysaccharide biosynthesis protein, yielding MTQTTGRDAARVRLGAAGAAVTIATLVTNSLAYVVPVLGARRLSAADLGALATVLALAAIAAVPGFGLQIAVAAHRARWGGGGAARLGLRTAALTAVLTLAAAPVLTMALRLPHTLTLLLPATTFATVLAGRWLGELQGDQRFLRLAAAMTVLAAGRYGGLVVGLLLGRGPVACLLLATLTGLLALPVLARLAAPTRAAPLAVRRGTPVPAGTGVPRRLGARQVMTACGATLAMLTISYADLILARQLLPAAGSGAYAVGSVLTKGALWAPQVVTLLVLPRLARGDRRARLVALTLILACGAVLVAAATVGGELAFRLAGGVDYLHLAGSAPLFAATGALYAVVFMLVNDRVATGARWPAAPLWLATVGLAGAAALIAPRTVTGVLSCALAAAAVTTVTMAWLAFRPARR